In Hyla sarda isolate aHylSar1 chromosome 9, aHylSar1.hap1, whole genome shotgun sequence, the following proteins share a genomic window:
- the LOC130291746 gene encoding decapping and exoribonuclease protein-like isoform X2, with the protein MDGTVHKDEARTHKRSLDQDTSDFPPSKSPHVSSSIRTHPSFYQGSFPFYRLPSELGCFSLDEKRCYHGDARRLRYLSSPTGMDSGGASLGWDLMEGFEDRYVRRDEDVKEGLLHILTWVKENRGLVQGNERSGSKRPVDRDFVTWRGHLTKILCAPYETQEGWILAVTLFKGSLYISERETATAYKRRKERTLDQEKLMYSGYRFESYMCADSPDGTPCPSEVVNTNEGYCSVMLGRLASHSFLVSGEVDCKDQNSANPSPPSCYVELKTSAQIRSQHQERSFHRYKLLKWWCQSFLLGIPLIVAGFRNQQGRIVSLEKFKTSEIPHLVRSDKQSWDPATCMNFCNAFLSYMKKVVTTDDPRVVYVFSWEPGQDVTYTVETNSDDPVVPDWYVRELSQMSGQ; encoded by the exons ATGGATGGAACTGTGCATAAAGACGAAG CAAGAACCCATAAGAGAAGCCTAGACCAGGACACGTCAGATTTCCCGCCATCCAAGAGCCCTCACGTTTCGTCTTCTATAAGAACACATCCCTCCTTCTACCAGGGCTCATTTCCCTTTTACAGACTGCCTTCAGAACTGGGTTGTTTCTCTCTGGATGAGAAGCGATGTTACCACGGTGATGCCCGACGCCTCCGCTATCTTAGTTCCCCCACAGGAATGGATAGTGGAGGGGCTTCCCTTGGATGGGACCTGATGGAAGGATTTGAGGATCGCTATGTACGACGTGACGAAGATGTTAAAGAAGGACTTCTGCATATTTTAACTTGGGTGAAAGAGAACAGGGGACTTGTGCAAGGAAATGAACGCTCTGGTAGCAAAAG GCCCGTGGACCGAGACTTTGTCACCTGGCGAGGTCACCTGACTAAGATTCTATGCGCCCCGTATGAGACCCAAGAAGGCTGGATCCTGGCCGTCACTCTGTTTAAGGGCTCCCTGTATATCAGCGAGAGGGAGACGGCAACCGCTTATAAGAGGAGGAAAGAGAGGACTCTGGATCAGGAGAAGCTCATGTACTCTGGATACAGATTTGAGAGCTACATGTGCGCAG attcccctgatggcactccTTGCCCGTCTGAAGTTGTGAACACCAACGAAGGATATTGCAGTGTCATGCTGGGCCGTCTGGCATCCCATTCCTTCCTGGTTTCTGGAGAGGTGGACTGCAAAGACCAGAACAGTGCTAACCCTTCACCTCCATCCTGCTACGTAGAGCTGAAGACGAGTGCCCAGATACGGAGCCAACACCAGGAGCGCAGCTTCCACAG GTATAAGCTCCTGAAGTGGTGGTGCCAGTCCTTCCTGCTCGGGATCCCTCTCATTGTCGCCGGATTTCGGAATCAACAAGGAAGAATCGTCTCTCTAGAGAAGTTCAAAACATCAGAAATCCCCCATTTAGTGCGG AGTGACAAGCAGAGCTGGGATCCGGCCACCTGTATGAACTTCTGTAACGCCTTCCTCAGTTATATGAAAAAAGTGGTGACCACAGATGACCCCAG GGTTGTCTATGTGTTCTCCTGGGAGCCGGGTCAAGACGTCACGTATACCGTCGAAACAAATTCTGATGATCCGGTTGTGCCGGACTGGTACGTGCGGGAATTATCACAGATGTCCGGACagtaa
- the LOC130291746 gene encoding decapping and exoribonuclease protein-like isoform X1: MDGTVHKDEGARTHKRSLDQDTSDFPPSKSPHVSSSIRTHPSFYQGSFPFYRLPSELGCFSLDEKRCYHGDARRLRYLSSPTGMDSGGASLGWDLMEGFEDRYVRRDEDVKEGLLHILTWVKENRGLVQGNERSGSKRPVDRDFVTWRGHLTKILCAPYETQEGWILAVTLFKGSLYISERETATAYKRRKERTLDQEKLMYSGYRFESYMCADSPDGTPCPSEVVNTNEGYCSVMLGRLASHSFLVSGEVDCKDQNSANPSPPSCYVELKTSAQIRSQHQERSFHRYKLLKWWCQSFLLGIPLIVAGFRNQQGRIVSLEKFKTSEIPHLVRSDKQSWDPATCMNFCNAFLSYMKKVVTTDDPRVVYVFSWEPGQDVTYTVETNSDDPVVPDWYVRELSQMSGQ, from the exons ATGGATGGAACTGTGCATAAAGACGAAGGTG CAAGAACCCATAAGAGAAGCCTAGACCAGGACACGTCAGATTTCCCGCCATCCAAGAGCCCTCACGTTTCGTCTTCTATAAGAACACATCCCTCCTTCTACCAGGGCTCATTTCCCTTTTACAGACTGCCTTCAGAACTGGGTTGTTTCTCTCTGGATGAGAAGCGATGTTACCACGGTGATGCCCGACGCCTCCGCTATCTTAGTTCCCCCACAGGAATGGATAGTGGAGGGGCTTCCCTTGGATGGGACCTGATGGAAGGATTTGAGGATCGCTATGTACGACGTGACGAAGATGTTAAAGAAGGACTTCTGCATATTTTAACTTGGGTGAAAGAGAACAGGGGACTTGTGCAAGGAAATGAACGCTCTGGTAGCAAAAG GCCCGTGGACCGAGACTTTGTCACCTGGCGAGGTCACCTGACTAAGATTCTATGCGCCCCGTATGAGACCCAAGAAGGCTGGATCCTGGCCGTCACTCTGTTTAAGGGCTCCCTGTATATCAGCGAGAGGGAGACGGCAACCGCTTATAAGAGGAGGAAAGAGAGGACTCTGGATCAGGAGAAGCTCATGTACTCTGGATACAGATTTGAGAGCTACATGTGCGCAG attcccctgatggcactccTTGCCCGTCTGAAGTTGTGAACACCAACGAAGGATATTGCAGTGTCATGCTGGGCCGTCTGGCATCCCATTCCTTCCTGGTTTCTGGAGAGGTGGACTGCAAAGACCAGAACAGTGCTAACCCTTCACCTCCATCCTGCTACGTAGAGCTGAAGACGAGTGCCCAGATACGGAGCCAACACCAGGAGCGCAGCTTCCACAG GTATAAGCTCCTGAAGTGGTGGTGCCAGTCCTTCCTGCTCGGGATCCCTCTCATTGTCGCCGGATTTCGGAATCAACAAGGAAGAATCGTCTCTCTAGAGAAGTTCAAAACATCAGAAATCCCCCATTTAGTGCGG AGTGACAAGCAGAGCTGGGATCCGGCCACCTGTATGAACTTCTGTAACGCCTTCCTCAGTTATATGAAAAAAGTGGTGACCACAGATGACCCCAG GGTTGTCTATGTGTTCTCCTGGGAGCCGGGTCAAGACGTCACGTATACCGTCGAAACAAATTCTGATGATCCGGTTGTGCCGGACTGGTACGTGCGGGAATTATCACAGATGTCCGGACagtaa